In a genomic window of Streptomyces roseoviridis:
- a CDS encoding NADP-dependent malic enzyme yields the protein MAAEIVNPRSESGTEGAPGEPFDPAFALHRGGKMAISATVPLRDKDDLSLAYTPGVAKVCTAIAEQPELVNDYTWKSQVVAVVTDGTAVLGLGDIGPEASLPVMEGKAILFKQFGGVDAVPIALATTDTDEIVETVVRLAPSFGGVNLEDISAPRCFEIERKLQERLDIPVFHDDQHGTAIVTLAALRNAAKLTGRTLGELRGVISGAGAAGVAIAKFLLEAGLGDVAVADRKGIVSRDREDLTDVKREIAELTNKAGLTGSLESALAGADVFIGVSGGTVPEQAVAAMAPNAFVFAMANPNPEVHPDVAHKYAAVVATGRSDYPNQINNVLAFPGIFAGALQVRASRITEGMKIAAANAIADVVGDRLAADCVIPSPFDERVAPAVAAAVAAAARAEGVARR from the coding sequence ATGGCAGCGGAGATCGTCAATCCTCGCAGCGAGAGCGGTACGGAAGGGGCTCCCGGTGAGCCCTTCGATCCGGCCTTCGCGCTGCACCGCGGCGGCAAGATGGCCATCTCGGCCACGGTGCCGCTGCGCGACAAGGACGACCTGTCCCTCGCGTACACGCCCGGCGTCGCCAAGGTGTGCACGGCAATCGCGGAGCAGCCCGAGCTGGTCAACGACTACACCTGGAAGTCTCAGGTCGTCGCGGTCGTGACCGACGGCACGGCGGTGCTCGGCCTCGGCGACATCGGCCCGGAGGCATCGCTTCCGGTCATGGAGGGGAAGGCCATCCTCTTCAAGCAGTTCGGAGGCGTGGACGCGGTGCCGATCGCGCTCGCCACCACCGACACCGACGAGATCGTCGAGACCGTCGTCCGGCTCGCCCCGTCCTTCGGTGGCGTGAACCTGGAGGACATCTCGGCGCCCCGGTGCTTCGAGATCGAGCGCAAGCTCCAGGAGCGCCTGGACATCCCGGTCTTCCACGACGACCAGCACGGCACCGCCATTGTCACCCTCGCCGCCCTCCGCAACGCGGCGAAGCTGACCGGCCGGACCCTGGGCGAGCTGCGCGGCGTCATCTCCGGCGCCGGTGCGGCCGGTGTGGCCATCGCGAAGTTCCTGCTGGAGGCCGGACTCGGCGACGTCGCCGTGGCCGACCGCAAGGGCATCGTCAGCCGCGACCGCGAGGACCTCACGGACGTCAAGCGCGAGATCGCCGAGCTCACCAACAAGGCGGGCCTCACCGGCTCCCTGGAGAGCGCCCTGGCCGGCGCCGACGTCTTCATCGGTGTCTCCGGTGGCACGGTCCCGGAGCAGGCCGTCGCGGCCATGGCGCCGAACGCCTTCGTGTTCGCCATGGCCAACCCGAACCCCGAGGTGCACCCGGACGTCGCGCACAAGTACGCGGCGGTCGTGGCCACCGGCCGTTCGGACTACCCGAACCAGATCAACAACGTCCTCGCGTTCCCCGGCATCTTCGCCGGCGCGCTCCAGGTCCGGGCCTCCCGGATCACCGAGGGCATGAAGATCGCCGCGGCCAACGCCATCGCGGACGTGGTGGGCGACCGGCTCGCCGCCGACTGCGTCATCCCGTCGCCGTTCGACGAGCGGGTCGCCCCGGCCGTCGCGGCCGCGGTCGCCGCCGCCGCCCGCGCGGAGGGCGTCGCCCGCCGCTGA